In Ischnura elegans chromosome 6, ioIscEleg1.1, whole genome shotgun sequence, one genomic interval encodes:
- the LOC124161371 gene encoding trichohyalin-like encodes METEEQGYSDLRVLLRQLKEEQERRDSQLKEEQERQYSQLKAELERRDRKQEERDKKLEETMKSINEGLTAFQREYGGRIAEQEKRMEEIRDQMDEVIAEVETKLGETGEKFEELEASQADMKAGIEEIKEKIEETEKRMVTKFNQQSIRKVTDLDEGILMEITRRVKEDCARLTLAPTAVGAVQMKIPSFDGRHNARPMRYLQELREYWEMYRLTEDDALRVVRQGMIGKAGEWFAATQHLYGDFATFRTMFQEQYWGEERQIEVRRALETGKYPDDDRQTRVEYATSKISVAKELRPPIDDKSLVYLLRQHFGVEVSVGMVSHNVSSLQQFLALLARYDRIPGEDRHPGPTGQRRWFDQNQRMQEERNHGSQRRQEAGTPRWVDQQPQQYGRRPFSRRQDERRPYQSQGYYPRFERENERDERQDDRQQGHDDITRGFRSGQRHPINSLVVENSEGLNQGGKTASEN; translated from the coding sequence ATGGAAACGGAGGAgcaaggatacagtgacctacgggtgctatTAAGACAGCTGAAGGAAGAACAGGAAAGGCGAGATAgtcagttgaaggaagaacaggAGAGGCAATATAGTCAGTTAAAGGCAGAACTGGAGAGGCGAGATagaaaacaagaagaaagagacaaaaagttggaggagacaatgaagaGCATCAACGAAGGGTTAACGGCGTTTCAGCGAGAATATGGTGGGAGAATCGCCGAgcaagagaagagaatggaggaaatacGCGACCAGATGGATGAAGTAATCGCTGAAGTAGAGACAAAATTGGGTGAGACTGGCGAAAAATTTGAAGAGTTGGAGGCAAGCCAAGCGGACATGAAGGCCGGGATTGAGGAAATTAAGGAGAAGATCGAGGAAACAGAGAAGAGGATGGTGACGAAATTTAATCAGCAGTCTATCAGAAAAGTGACTGATCTGGACGAGGGCATATTAATGGAAATTACAAGACGTGTTAAGGAGGATTGCGCTCGGCTAACCCTAGCACCAACAGCCGTAGGTGCGGTGCAAATGAAGATCCCTTCATTCGATGGAAGACACAATGCAAGGCCCATGAGATACCTTCAGGAGCTGAGAGAGTATTGGGAAATGTACCGCTTGACAGAAGATGACGCACTGCGTGTAGTGAGACAAGGGATGATCGGGAAGGCTGGAGAATGGTTTGCCGCGACGCAGCATTTATACGGAGACTTCGCAACATTCCGGACGATGTTCCAGGAGCAATACTGGGGGGAAGAGCGACAGATAGAAGTAAGGAGAGCCCTCGAAACGGGAAAATACCCGGATGACGATAGGCAAACACGGGTCGAATACGCTACCTCTAAAATCAGCGTAGCAAAAGAGTTGAGGCCACCGATAGATGACAAAAGCTTAGTATACCTGCTTAGGCAACATTTCGGTGTGGAGGTGAGTGTAGGGATGGTATCCCACAATGTAAGCTCGCTACAACAATTCTTAGCTTTGCTGGCGAGATACGACAGGATCCCGGGAGAAGATAGACATCCTGGACCGACGGGGCAAAGAAGATGGTTTGATCAAAACCAAAGAATGCAAGAGGAAAGAAACCACGGAAGCCAACGGCGACAGGAAGCAGGAACACCGAGATGGGTTGACCAGCAGCCTCAACAATATGGGAGACGTCCGTTTTCGAGGAGACAGGACGAGAGAAGACCATATCAATCACAAGGATATTACCCAAGGTTCGAGAGGGAAAATGAGAGGGACGAGCGACAAGACGACCGACAGCAAGGCCACGATGACATTACGAGAGGATTCAGATCGGGACAAAGACACCCCATAAACTCACTAGTGGTGGAAAACAGTGAGGGACTAAACCAAGGAGGCAAGACGGCGTCGGAAAACTAA